The Exiguobacterium mexicanum genome includes a window with the following:
- a CDS encoding uracil-xanthine permease family protein produces the protein MKPILNIHERPAHLPQWLLFSLQHVFAMFGATILVPILTGLSTSVALVASGVATLSFLAITRFKVPTYLGSSFAYIAPIIAVSQQWGVEAALFGGIIAGSVYGVVSLIIYNTGVNWLLRLLPPVVVGPVIMVIGLSLAPVAIDMSMNKDGAYNGTFITVALLTLGITMFAMTTLKGVWGAVPILFGIIGGYIIAALFGIIDYSALGQASLFQLPDFTMVFVDYMPMWQVGALLAIVPVALVTMTEHIGDQMVTSKIIGRETMKDPGLHRTLLGDGVGKAVASALGGPPCTTYGENNGVMAITKVYSVYVIAGAALMAISFGFLGHVEAFISTIPNPVKGGISILLFGVIASNGLRTMVESNVDLAEKRNLIIASVILVIGLGGAMVQLGSFPVQGMALATVVGILLNAFLPKEEAVDEAAAETTEDTRQASNF, from the coding sequence ATGAAACCCATCCTCAACATCCACGAGCGTCCCGCTCACTTACCGCAATGGCTGCTCTTCAGCCTGCAGCACGTCTTCGCCATGTTCGGAGCGACGATTTTAGTCCCGATTTTGACGGGCCTAAGCACGTCCGTCGCCCTCGTCGCTTCCGGTGTGGCCACGCTCTCATTCCTAGCGATTACCCGCTTCAAAGTCCCGACCTATCTCGGGTCAAGTTTCGCCTACATCGCCCCGATCATCGCCGTCAGCCAGCAATGGGGTGTCGAAGCCGCCTTGTTCGGTGGCATCATCGCCGGATCGGTTTACGGTGTGGTCTCGCTCATCATCTATAATACAGGTGTGAACTGGTTGCTGCGCCTCTTGCCGCCAGTCGTCGTCGGTCCGGTCATCATGGTCATCGGCTTATCGCTCGCACCGGTCGCCATCGACATGTCGATGAACAAAGACGGTGCCTACAATGGAACGTTCATCACCGTCGCGCTTCTCACGCTCGGCATCACGATGTTCGCTATGACGACGCTCAAAGGAGTATGGGGCGCCGTACCGATCTTGTTCGGTATCATCGGTGGTTACATCATCGCCGCCCTGTTCGGCATCATCGACTACTCGGCGCTCGGTCAAGCGAGCTTGTTCCAACTGCCTGACTTCACGATGGTGTTCGTCGACTACATGCCGATGTGGCAAGTCGGAGCACTGCTCGCCATCGTCCCGGTCGCGCTCGTCACGATGACGGAACATATCGGCGACCAAATGGTCACGTCAAAAATCATCGGACGCGAAACGATGAAAGATCCAGGTCTCCATCGGACACTCCTCGGCGACGGGGTCGGGAAAGCGGTCGCCTCGGCGCTCGGTGGTCCACCGTGTACGACTTACGGTGAGAACAACGGGGTCATGGCCATCACGAAAGTGTACAGTGTCTACGTCATCGCCGGAGCAGCGCTCATGGCTATCAGCTTTGGTTTCCTTGGTCACGTCGAAGCGTTCATCTCGACGATCCCGAACCCGGTCAAAGGCGGCATCTCGATCCTCTTGTTCGGAGTCATCGCTTCGAACGGTCTGCGGACGATGGTCGAAAGCAACGTCGACCTCGCTGAGAAACGCAATCTCATCATCGCCTCGGTCATCCTCGTCATCGGACTTGGTGGGGCCATGGTCCAACTTGGAAGCTTCCCGGTTCAAGGGATGGCACTCGCCACAGTCGTCGGGATTCTCTTGAACGCCTTCTTGCCAAAAGAAGAAGCGGTCGACGAAGCTGCTGCCGAAACAACTGAAGATACACGACAAGCAAGTAACTTTTAA
- the pyrR gene encoding bifunctional pyr operon transcriptional regulator/uracil phosphoribosyltransferase PyrR, which translates to MKHSTILDEAAIRRALTRIAHEIIERNKGTDNVVLVGIKTRGETLADRLARRIEEIEGKPIALGNLDITLYRDDLSKKSLDPEVKATELPHDINGKTVVLIDDVLYTGRTVRAAMDALVDHGRPDYIQLAVLIDRGHRELPIRPDFVGKNVPTSKSEQVVVRLSEVDTTDEVFIKQQ; encoded by the coding sequence TTGAAACATTCTACCATATTGGATGAAGCGGCCATCCGCCGTGCACTTACCCGAATCGCTCACGAGATCATCGAGCGCAACAAAGGAACGGACAACGTCGTGCTCGTCGGGATTAAAACCCGAGGCGAGACGCTCGCTGACCGACTCGCCCGCCGCATCGAAGAAATCGAAGGAAAACCGATCGCGCTCGGTAACTTAGACATCACGCTGTACCGGGATGACCTGTCTAAGAAGTCACTCGACCCGGAAGTGAAAGCGACTGAACTGCCACACGACATCAACGGCAAGACGGTAGTCTTGATTGACGATGTCCTCTACACGGGCCGGACGGTGCGAGCCGCCATGGACGCACTCGTCGACCACGGTCGTCCGGATTACATCCAGCTCGCTGTCTTGATCGACCGGGGACACCGCGAGCTACCGATTCGCCCAGACTTCGTCGGCAAGAACGTCCCGACCTCGAAGTCAGAACAAGTCGTCGTCCGACTCAGTGAAGTCGACACGACCGACGAAGTGTTTATCAAACAGCAATAA
- a CDS encoding RluA family pseudouridine synthase, with protein METYTFVAEEKARIDKWMSEQSDWSRSQIQDWIKAGDLLVNGQVVKPNYKLQEGDEIVVTVPEAVELEVLPENIKLDVVYEDEDVIVVNKARGMVVHPAAGHTSGTLVNALLYHCDDLSGINGVKRPGIVHRIDKDTTGLLMVAKNDVAHESLASQLKDRKIKREYIALVHGEVAHELGTIEAPIGRDTNDRQRMTVTDKNAKEAITHFRLLERYKDFTLVECKLETGRTHQIRVHMRYIGHPLAGDPKYGPRRTIQLNGQALHAATLGFFHPRTDEWLEFEAPLPADFEAELAKLDKIEKTR; from the coding sequence ATGGAAACTTACACATTTGTCGCCGAAGAAAAGGCACGTATCGACAAATGGATGAGCGAACAAAGTGACTGGTCACGTTCGCAAATCCAAGACTGGATCAAGGCGGGGGACCTCCTCGTCAACGGCCAGGTCGTCAAGCCGAACTATAAACTGCAAGAAGGCGACGAAATCGTCGTGACGGTCCCGGAGGCCGTCGAACTCGAGGTGTTGCCAGAGAATATCAAGCTCGACGTCGTTTATGAGGACGAGGATGTCATCGTCGTCAACAAGGCACGCGGCATGGTCGTCCATCCGGCGGCTGGTCATACGTCAGGCACGCTCGTCAACGCACTCCTCTATCACTGTGACGATTTGTCAGGTATTAACGGTGTCAAACGACCAGGCATCGTCCACCGCATCGATAAAGACACGACCGGTCTCCTCATGGTCGCGAAAAACGATGTGGCCCACGAATCGCTCGCGAGCCAGTTGAAGGATCGTAAAATCAAGCGTGAATATATCGCTCTCGTCCACGGCGAAGTTGCCCATGAGCTCGGGACGATCGAGGCGCCAATCGGGCGTGACACGAACGACCGTCAGCGGATGACAGTGACGGACAAGAACGCGAAAGAAGCGATCACGCACTTCCGTCTGCTCGAGCGGTATAAAGACTTCACACTCGTCGAGTGTAAGCTCGAGACGGGACGGACACACCAAATCCGCGTTCATATGCGTTATATCGGCCATCCGCTCGCTGGTGACCCGAAATATGGTCCGCGCCGCACGATTCAATTGAACGGACAAGCTCTCCATGCGGCGACGCTCGGTTTCTTCCATCCACGCACGGACGAATGGCTCGAATTCGAGGCGCCGCTCCCGGCCGACTTCGAAGCGGAACTTGCAAAATTGGACAAAATCGAGAAAACGCGTTGA
- the lspA gene encoding signal peptidase II — MKRYYGLALFLILLDQVTKWIVVQTMTIGQSIELIPELLYLTSYRNKGAAWGMLEGQMVFFFIVTAVVVVGLIYFLHKEVNGFDLLGYSVGLLLAGAIGNFIDRLFRGEVVDFVDTYPFGYNFPIFNVADMALTFGVIFMIIGVLFEEKLNKERGQS, encoded by the coding sequence ATGAAACGTTATTACGGATTAGCACTTTTCCTCATCTTGCTCGACCAAGTAACGAAATGGATTGTCGTCCAGACGATGACGATCGGGCAGTCAATCGAGCTCATCCCAGAATTGCTCTACTTGACGTCTTACCGCAATAAAGGCGCGGCCTGGGGCATGCTCGAAGGGCAGATGGTGTTCTTCTTCATCGTCACTGCGGTCGTCGTCGTCGGCTTGATTTATTTCTTGCATAAAGAAGTGAACGGGTTTGATTTGCTCGGTTATAGCGTCGGGTTACTGCTCGCCGGTGCGATCGGGAACTTCATCGACCGTCTGTTCCGTGGTGAAGTCGTCGATTTCGTCGACACGTATCCGTTCGGCTACAACTTCCCAATCTTTAACGTCGCCGATATGGCGCTCACGTTCGGGGTCATCTTCATGATCATCGGCGTCTTGTTCGAAGAAAAATTAAACAAAGAAAGGGGACAATCGTAA
- the ileS gene encoding isoleucine--tRNA ligase, giving the protein MNYKDTLLMPETEFAMRGNLPKREPAMHEAWEQMDLYNRVQEKNAGKPQYILHDGPPYANGDIHMGHALNKVLKDIIVRFKSLNGYQSPMIPGWDTHGLPIENALQKAGVNRKEMTVAEFREKCAAYAMEQVNSQREQFKRLGLMADFDNPYITLLPEYEAAQIRLFGTMAEKGYIYKGKKPVYWSPSSESALAEAEIEYYDKKSPAIYVAFQVVDGKDVLATTDHFVIWTTTPWTIPANLGIAVSDELTYTRIEHDGKGYIVAETLVEDVTTALGWTDYTVSGSWNGREFEHMTAQHPLYDRTSLVMIGDHVTADATGLVHTAPGHGEDDYRVGQAYGLDVLCPVDDRGYMTEEAPGFEGLFYEDANKQIGMKLEENGYLLNLKFIKHSYPHDWRTKKPVIFRATPQWFASIKDFRADMLREIEEVNWVPEWGMTRLYNMVRDRGDWVISRQRAWGVPIPIFYAEDGTEIITNETIDHIANLFHEHGSNVWYEREAKDLLPEGFTHPNSPNGEFRKELDIMDVWFDSGSSHAGVLEQRDNLRRPADLYLEGSDQYRGWFNSSLSTAVATTGKAPYRNVLSHGFVLDGDGRKMSKSLGNTIAPNDLVKQYGAEIVRLWVSSVDYQSDVRASHDNFKQVSEVYRKIRNTLRFLLGNLNGFDPSMRVAFEDMPEADRFMATKLKQLQTKVVKAYDTFDFMAVYHLSHNFCVNELSSFYLDFTKDILYIEREDDARRRAVQTVMYDTVVTLTKLLAPILPHTADEVWQEVPAKTADSVFLTDLEAVAPLTEDETALLAKWSKFLTFRDDVLKAIEIARGEKLIGKPLEAKLQVAPKGETKQLLETIDNVRQLLQVSQLDYVESADVDYTTAEISVMKADGAACARCWTYSTELGQNAEHPELCPRCTEVIA; this is encoded by the coding sequence ATGAACTACAAAGACACACTATTGATGCCTGAAACAGAATTCGCGATGCGCGGAAATCTGCCAAAACGCGAGCCAGCCATGCACGAGGCTTGGGAACAGATGGACCTATATAACCGCGTCCAAGAAAAAAATGCCGGAAAGCCACAATACATCCTGCACGACGGACCTCCGTATGCGAACGGCGACATCCATATGGGCCATGCGCTCAACAAAGTATTGAAAGACATCATCGTCCGCTTCAAATCATTGAACGGCTACCAGTCACCGATGATCCCGGGCTGGGACACACACGGTCTCCCAATCGAGAACGCGCTTCAAAAAGCAGGCGTCAATCGTAAAGAGATGACCGTCGCCGAATTCCGCGAGAAGTGTGCGGCGTACGCGATGGAACAAGTGAACTCGCAACGCGAGCAGTTCAAGCGTCTTGGACTGATGGCTGATTTTGACAACCCGTATATCACGCTATTGCCGGAATATGAGGCGGCTCAAATCCGCTTGTTCGGGACGATGGCCGAGAAGGGTTACATCTATAAAGGGAAGAAACCGGTCTACTGGTCACCGTCTTCTGAATCGGCCCTCGCCGAGGCAGAAATCGAATACTATGACAAGAAGTCACCGGCGATCTACGTGGCGTTCCAAGTCGTCGACGGCAAAGACGTCTTAGCGACAACGGACCACTTCGTCATCTGGACGACGACACCATGGACGATCCCGGCCAACCTTGGGATCGCGGTCAGCGACGAGTTGACGTACACGCGCATCGAGCACGACGGCAAAGGGTACATCGTTGCCGAAACGCTCGTCGAAGACGTGACGACGGCACTCGGCTGGACGGATTACACAGTGAGCGGTTCTTGGAACGGGCGCGAGTTCGAACACATGACGGCTCAGCACCCGCTTTATGACCGGACATCGCTCGTCATGATCGGCGATCACGTCACGGCTGACGCGACAGGTCTCGTCCATACGGCACCAGGTCACGGGGAAGACGATTACCGTGTCGGACAAGCTTACGGACTCGACGTCCTCTGCCCGGTCGACGACCGTGGTTATATGACAGAAGAGGCGCCAGGTTTCGAAGGTTTGTTCTATGAAGACGCAAACAAACAAATCGGCATGAAGCTTGAAGAGAACGGCTACCTCCTCAACTTGAAATTCATCAAGCACTCGTACCCGCACGACTGGCGTACGAAAAAACCGGTTATCTTCCGCGCCACACCGCAATGGTTCGCGTCAATCAAAGATTTCCGTGCCGACATGCTTCGTGAAATCGAAGAAGTGAACTGGGTACCGGAGTGGGGCATGACGCGCCTTTACAACATGGTCCGTGACCGTGGGGACTGGGTCATCAGCCGTCAACGGGCATGGGGCGTCCCGATTCCGATCTTCTACGCCGAAGACGGCACGGAGATCATCACGAACGAGACGATCGACCACATCGCCAACTTGTTCCATGAGCACGGCTCGAACGTCTGGTATGAGCGTGAAGCGAAAGACTTGTTGCCAGAAGGTTTCACACACCCGAACAGCCCGAACGGCGAGTTCCGGAAAGAACTCGACATTATGGACGTCTGGTTTGACTCAGGTTCGTCTCATGCGGGCGTACTCGAACAGCGCGATAACTTGCGCCGTCCGGCCGACTTGTACCTTGAAGGCTCGGACCAATACCGCGGCTGGTTCAACTCGTCACTCTCGACGGCAGTCGCGACGACGGGCAAAGCGCCGTATCGCAACGTGCTCAGCCACGGCTTCGTCCTCGACGGCGACGGCCGTAAGATGTCGAAGTCACTCGGCAACACGATCGCACCGAACGATCTCGTCAAACAATACGGAGCGGAAATCGTCCGTCTTTGGGTATCGTCGGTCGACTATCAGTCGGATGTCCGCGCATCGCACGATAACTTCAAACAAGTGTCGGAAGTCTACCGGAAGATCCGCAACACGTTGCGCTTCTTGCTCGGTAACTTGAACGGGTTCGACCCATCGATGCGTGTCGCCTTCGAAGACATGCCGGAAGCGGACCGCTTCATGGCGACAAAACTCAAGCAACTTCAGACGAAAGTCGTCAAAGCGTACGACACGTTCGATTTCATGGCTGTCTATCACTTGAGCCATAACTTCTGTGTCAACGAGTTGTCGTCGTTCTATCTCGACTTCACCAAAGATATTCTATATATCGAACGTGAAGACGACGCACGTCGTCGTGCCGTTCAAACGGTCATGTATGACACGGTCGTCACGCTCACGAAATTGCTTGCACCAATCCTCCCGCACACAGCGGACGAAGTGTGGCAAGAAGTGCCGGCGAAGACAGCTGATAGCGTCTTCTTGACAGACCTTGAGGCAGTGGCACCTCTCACAGAAGATGAGACGGCATTGCTTGCTAAATGGTCGAAGTTCCTCACGTTCCGTGACGACGTGTTGAAAGCGATCGAGATCGCCCGTGGCGAGAAGTTGATCGGTAAACCGCTCGAAGCAAAACTACAAGTCGCGCCAAAAGGTGAGACGAAACAGTTGCTCGAGACGATCGATAACGTTCGTCAGTTGCTTCAAGTGTCGCAACTCGATTACGTCGAATCGGCCGATGTCGATTATACGACGGCCGAAATCAGCGTCATGAAGGCTGACGGTGCCGCTTGTGCCCGTTGCTGGACATACTCGACCGAACTCGGTCAAAATGCTGAACATCCAGAGCTTTGCCCGCGTTGTACTGAAGTCATCGCATAA
- a CDS encoding DivIVA domain-containing protein: MALTPIDIHNKEFSTRFRGYDIDEVNEFLDQIIKEFELLIRENRRYEELVNDMQARIDYFSSMEDTLNKSIIVAQEAAEEVKTNAAKEASLILKQAEREALAREEEASRKEQLAEREVIQMLKKVELYRTRFRVLVDAQMELLNSTEWDTIVGEPPVQTVLDDTTELAYNDDEVIPTKHHG; this comes from the coding sequence ATGGCGTTGACACCGATTGATATTCATAATAAAGAGTTCTCGACTCGTTTTCGCGGGTACGATATCGATGAGGTCAATGAATTTCTAGATCAAATCATCAAAGAGTTTGAGCTATTGATTCGTGAGAATAGAAGGTACGAAGAACTCGTCAACGATATGCAAGCCCGTATCGACTACTTCTCCTCGATGGAAGACACGTTGAACAAATCGATTATCGTCGCCCAAGAGGCTGCCGAAGAAGTGAAGACGAACGCGGCGAAAGAAGCGAGTCTCATTTTGAAGCAGGCCGAACGCGAGGCGCTCGCCCGTGAGGAAGAAGCGTCACGTAAAGAACAGCTCGCTGAGCGCGAAGTCATTCAAATGCTCAAAAAAGTCGAGTTGTACCGGACCCGCTTCCGCGTCCTCGTCGATGCTCAGATGGAGCTGTTGAACAGCACGGAATGGGACACGATTGTCGGGGAGCCGCCGGTCCAGACGGTTCTTGACGATACGACCGAACTTGCGTATAATGACGACGAAGTCATACCAACCAAACATCACGGATAA
- a CDS encoding RNA-binding protein: protein MSVFDHYRPNERPFVEQVLDWVQQVEDNYVFKVTDFLDPREQQIVRQLVGKQLAIYEDGGFEGAERRRLILAPDYYELDPNDFDIAIRQIDYPTKFVELTHRQVTGTLLNAGLKRQKFGDVVLDDGVAQFATTREAVGFIEMNVDRVGKARIRISEVPPESVLVVPEVKWSDEFGIVSSLRFDTVVSEVLGLSRQKAQALVKHGDCKVNHKPIDDASFILEPDDLVSIRGYGRVKLTAILGSTKREKIKIQYGIIR, encoded by the coding sequence ATGAGCGTCTTCGATCATTATCGTCCGAATGAGCGCCCGTTTGTCGAGCAAGTGCTCGATTGGGTTCAACAAGTCGAGGACAACTATGTGTTTAAAGTGACGGACTTTTTAGATCCACGCGAGCAACAAATCGTCCGGCAACTCGTCGGGAAGCAGCTCGCGATTTATGAGGACGGCGGATTTGAAGGCGCGGAACGGCGTCGACTCATCCTCGCTCCGGACTATTACGAGCTCGACCCGAACGATTTTGATATCGCGATTCGTCAAATCGACTATCCAACCAAATTTGTCGAATTGACGCATCGTCAGGTGACGGGTACGCTCTTGAACGCTGGGTTGAAGCGTCAAAAATTCGGAGATGTCGTCCTCGACGATGGCGTCGCCCAATTCGCGACGACGCGTGAGGCGGTTGGGTTCATCGAGATGAACGTCGACCGGGTCGGCAAGGCCCGGATTCGCATCTCAGAGGTGCCGCCCGAGTCCGTGCTCGTCGTGCCCGAAGTCAAATGGAGCGACGAGTTCGGAATCGTCTCATCGCTCCGGTTTGACACGGTCGTCAGCGAAGTGCTCGGATTATCAAGGCAAAAAGCGCAGGCGCTCGTCAAACATGGAGACTGCAAAGTGAATCATAAACCGATTGACGATGCGAGCTTCATCCTTGAACCAGACGATTTGGTCTCGATTCGAGGGTATGGCCGTGTCAAATTGACGGCGATTCTCGGCTCGACGAAACGTGAGAAAATAAAAATCCAGTATGGCATCATACGTTGA
- a CDS encoding YggT family protein, translated as MENAIPALGNTIVTLLGYYSWVLIAYILLSWFPNARESKFGQILSYLCEPFLNPFRRIIPPIGGMLDISPIVALFVLRMAQFGVRAIFGI; from the coding sequence ATGGAAAATGCTATACCTGCGTTAGGCAACACGATCGTTACATTACTTGGGTATTATAGTTGGGTCTTGATTGCCTATATTTTATTATCGTGGTTCCCAAATGCGCGTGAATCTAAATTTGGTCAAATTTTATCGTATCTATGCGAGCCGTTTTTAAACCCGTTTCGTCGAATCATCCCACCAATTGGCGGGATGCTCGATATCTCCCCAATCGTCGCTTTATTTGTGCTACGGATGGCACAATTTGGAGTGCGAGCGATTTTCGGTATTTAA
- a CDS encoding cell division protein SepF: MSIKNKMKDFFGLEEDPNNQFEGDEYAVAETKTQPMTEAIVKTEDRPKASNNIVALNTKKKERSKVVLAEPRVFAEAQDISDQLKENRAVIVNLQRMSKEQSRQVVNFLSGVVYALEGTMTSIGHNTILCTPNNIELTGSISNLISEDELNSKGW; this comes from the coding sequence ATGTCAATCAAAAACAAAATGAAGGACTTCTTTGGACTCGAGGAAGATCCGAACAACCAGTTCGAAGGAGACGAGTATGCTGTCGCCGAAACGAAGACACAACCGATGACGGAGGCAATCGTCAAAACTGAGGACCGTCCGAAAGCATCAAACAATATCGTCGCGTTGAACACGAAGAAGAAAGAACGTTCAAAAGTCGTCTTGGCCGAACCGCGTGTATTCGCCGAAGCCCAAGACATCAGCGACCAATTGAAAGAGAACCGGGCCGTCATCGTCAACCTCCAACGGATGTCGAAAGAGCAGTCTCGTCAAGTCGTCAACTTCTTGTCAGGTGTCGTCTATGCGTTAGAAGGGACGATGACGTCGATTGGACATAACACGATTTTATGTACTCCAAACAACATCGAGTTGACGGGATCGATCTCGAATTTGATTTCGGAGGACGAACTCAATAGTAAAGGGTGGTAA
- a CDS encoding YggS family pyridoxal phosphate-dependent enzyme — protein sequence MSIANNVNQVRQTIDVHRTDQAVTLIAVTKSVGPDVANALYAEGIRDFGENRPEGLLEKVEQLPPDAKFHFIGSLQTRKVRQIIDHVAAIHSLDRLSLAEEIDKRAQGVIDCFVQVNISGEASKHGLEKEEVIPFIENCKQYPHVRIIGLMTMAPFTEDETVIRETFRNLRQLRDDVAGLAYPHAPCTELSMGMSNDYTLAIEEGASFVRIGTVLVQ from the coding sequence GTGAGTATAGCGAATAATGTGAATCAAGTCAGACAGACGATCGACGTGCATCGGACCGATCAAGCGGTGACGCTCATCGCGGTCACGAAATCGGTCGGTCCCGACGTGGCGAACGCCCTTTATGCGGAAGGCATCCGCGACTTCGGCGAAAATCGTCCCGAAGGATTACTTGAAAAAGTCGAGCAGTTGCCGCCTGATGCCAAGTTTCATTTCATCGGCAGCCTGCAGACACGTAAAGTGAGACAAATTATCGACCATGTGGCAGCGATCCATTCGCTCGACCGTCTCTCGCTCGCCGAAGAGATCGATAAGCGCGCCCAAGGCGTGATCGATTGTTTCGTGCAAGTGAACATATCGGGCGAAGCATCAAAACATGGTCTCGAAAAAGAGGAAGTCATCCCGTTCATCGAGAACTGTAAACAGTATCCTCACGTGCGGATCATCGGATTGATGACAATGGCACCGTTCACAGAGGACGAGACGGTGATTCGGGAGACGTTCCGAAACTTGAGACAATTGCGCGATGACGTCGCAGGTCTTGCCTATCCGCATGCACCGTGTACCGAACTGTCAATGGGGATGTCGAACGACTACACGTTGGCGATCGAAGAAGGCGCATCGTTTGTTCGTATTGGAACCGTACTTGTGCAATAA
- the pgeF gene encoding peptidoglycan editing factor PgeF, with protein MRLLHTWETETDRYRAYVTTRTDGHNEGNVGLHVGDDPDRVVANRKQFFEAAGLDLADSVWADQVHQTNVEVVGDADRGRGAYRYDETIPATDGLVTTVDSLPLALVFADCVPLFFCAKDHGVIGVAHAGWKGTVGNIVASMTDAFATLGVPEQDIDMFVGPAITADHYEVDRRVLDAVEAVSPAAYEASVSDEQAGHAHLSLQRVNETLAAERNIEVTQSNLSTVADRSFFSYRNGDAKRRFAAVLVKEKKS; from the coding sequence ATGCGACTGTTACATACATGGGAAACCGAGACGGATCGCTACCGCGCCTACGTCACGACCCGGACCGATGGGCATAACGAAGGCAACGTCGGACTCCACGTCGGAGATGACCCGGATCGAGTCGTCGCCAATCGGAAGCAATTTTTCGAAGCGGCCGGTCTCGACCTCGCTGATTCGGTATGGGCCGACCAAGTGCATCAAACAAACGTCGAAGTCGTCGGAGACGCTGACCGAGGCAGAGGGGCGTACCGTTACGATGAGACGATTCCGGCGACGGACGGTCTCGTCACGACGGTTGACTCGTTACCGCTCGCCCTCGTGTTCGCTGATTGTGTCCCGCTGTTCTTTTGCGCCAAAGACCATGGCGTCATCGGTGTCGCACACGCAGGCTGGAAAGGGACAGTCGGTAACATCGTGGCCTCGATGACCGATGCATTTGCAACATTGGGCGTACCGGAACAAGATATTGATATGTTTGTCGGACCAGCCATCACGGCCGACCATTACGAGGTCGACCGCCGTGTCCTTGATGCGGTCGAAGCTGTCTCGCCGGCAGCTTATGAAGCATCAGTCTCGGACGAACAGGCAGGCCATGCCCATCTATCCCTGCAACGAGTGAACGAGACGCTCGCCGCTGAACGAAATATCGAGGTGACCCAATCGAACTTGTCGACCGTAGCCGATCGAAGCTTTTTCTCATATCGGAACGGAGATGCCAAACGTCGATTTGCGGCTGTCCTCGTCAAGGAGAAGAAATCGTGA
- the ftsZ gene encoding cell division protein FtsZ, whose translation MMYFDEAIDAVAKIKVIGVGGGGSNAVNRMIEHGVQGVEFIAVNTDAQALNMSKADVKLQLGAKLTRGLGAGANPDIGKKAAEESREQLIEALDGADMVFVTAGMGGGTGTGAAPVIAEISKEIGALTVGVVTKPFMFEGRKRMQHAQHGIQAFKEKVDTLIVIPNDKLLEIVERNTPMIEAFREADNVLRQGVQGITDLIAIPGLINLDFADVKTIMTEKGSALMGVGVATGENRAVEAAKKAISSPLLESSIEGAKGVLMNITGGLSLSLFEVTEAAQIVQSAADEEVNLIFGSVINENLNDEIIVTVIATEFAEEAQGTNPFLQQPKKKPEAEVNREAQPKTQEAAPQDEGNFHRPVYGGDVPDETINIPAFVRQRRN comes from the coding sequence ATGATGTACTTTGATGAGGCGATTGACGCCGTAGCAAAAATTAAAGTAATTGGAGTCGGTGGTGGCGGTTCAAACGCCGTCAACCGTATGATCGAGCACGGAGTGCAAGGTGTCGAGTTCATCGCCGTCAACACAGACGCGCAAGCACTCAACATGTCAAAAGCAGACGTTAAGCTTCAACTTGGCGCGAAATTGACGCGTGGCCTCGGTGCCGGCGCAAATCCTGATATCGGGAAAAAAGCGGCAGAAGAGAGCCGTGAACAGTTGATTGAAGCGCTTGATGGCGCCGACATGGTCTTCGTCACAGCAGGTATGGGCGGAGGAACCGGGACTGGGGCTGCACCTGTCATCGCTGAGATTTCGAAAGAAATCGGAGCGCTCACGGTCGGTGTCGTCACAAAACCGTTCATGTTCGAAGGACGCAAACGGATGCAACACGCCCAACACGGGATTCAAGCGTTCAAAGAAAAAGTGGATACACTCATCGTTATTCCGAACGATAAGTTGCTTGAAATCGTCGAGCGCAATACGCCGATGATCGAAGCGTTCCGTGAAGCGGATAATGTCCTTCGTCAAGGTGTCCAAGGGATCACAGACTTGATCGCCATCCCTGGACTCATCAACCTCGACTTCGCTGACGTGAAGACGATCATGACAGAAAAAGGCTCGGCCCTCATGGGTGTCGGTGTCGCGACAGGCGAGAACCGTGCCGTCGAGGCAGCGAAGAAAGCCATCTCATCTCCACTTCTCGAGTCTTCAATCGAAGGCGCGAAAGGTGTCTTGATGAACATCACAGGCGGACTTAGCCTCAGCTTGTTCGAAGTCACGGAAGCTGCTCAAATCGTACAAAGTGCCGCTGATGAAGAAGTGAACTTGATTTTCGGTTCGGTCATCAACGAAAACTTGAACGACGAGATCATCGTAACCGTGATCGCAACTGAATTCGCAGAAGAAGCGCAAGGGACGAACCCGTTCCTCCAGCAACCGAAGAAAAAACCGGAAGCTGAAGTGAACCGTGAGGCTCAACCGAAAACGCAAGAAGCTGCGCCACAAGATGAAGGGAACTTCCATAGACCGGTCTATGGCGGGGACGTCCCAGACGAGACGATCAACATCCCAGCGTTCGTAAGACAACGCCGTAACTAA